The sequence below is a genomic window from Actinokineospora baliensis.
CAGTCCGGCGAGGTGCCCCTGGGTGACGCCCGGTTCGACGACCGCCCAGCCCGCGGCCACGTCGATGTCGCGAATGGCCTTCAGGTCCGACAGGTCGAGCGCGATCACGTTGTCGGTGGCGGGTTCCCGCGAGCCCAGGCCCCAATTGCGCCCGGTGCTGAAGGCGTGCACCGAGACCGCGCCGCCGCTGGCCGCGACCGCCGCGACGACCTCGCGGGCCTGCTCGGCGGTGGCGGGCTTGACCGAGGCGAGCACCTCGCGCTGGCGGAACAGGCCGGTGTTGTCGCCCAGTCCGCCCCGGGTGACCCGGTCTGCGCCGACGACCCCCTCGACGGCGGCCAGCACCGCGCCGGTGCCGGTGGTCTGCGATGTGGTCATCGGGTCCGAACCTCCCTGTCGAGCCGCGCGGCGCCGCCTGCGCCGACGGCGTGGTACTCCCCGTGCAGGAAAACCAGTGGTGGCCGCCGGTCCTGCGAGCCGGTGGCGAGCACGTCGCCGATGAGCAGCGTGTGGTCGCCGACCTCCACCGCCTGCCGCAGCCCGCACTCCAGCCAGCCGGGCCCGTCGAGGACCAGCGCGCCGGTGTGCTCACCGGCGACCGCGGACACCGTGGCCAGCGCGGCGCGCCGCTGCTCGCGGCCCGCGGCGAACGCCCTGGCCACGTCGGACGCCCCGATGTCCAAGATGGACAGTGCCCAGTGGCCGCTGACCAGCAGGTCGGTCAGGAAGACCGAGTCGCGGCGCAGGCACACCGACACCAGCGGCGGGTCGAGCGAGAGCGAGGTGAGCGAGTTGACCGTCACCGCGTCGTGCTCTGGTCCGTTCGGACCATCCACCCTGGTGGTCATCACGCACACCCCGGTGGCGAAGTTCCGCATGGCCACGCGCAAGTCAACGCCCACCGCAGGCTCCTTCTCGGACGAGTCTTGTTCGGTCGATGCCGTACCGGGGCCGCGCTCAGCGACCGTGCGGGCGGCCGGCG
It includes:
- a CDS encoding flavin reductase family protein, producing MGVDLRVAMRNFATGVCVMTTRVDGPNGPEHDAVTVNSLTSLSLDPPLVSVCLRRDSVFLTDLLVSGHWALSILDIGASDVARAFAAGREQRRAALATVSAVAGEHTGALVLDGPGWLECGLRQAVEVGDHTLLIGDVLATGSQDRRPPLVFLHGEYHAVGAGGAARLDREVRTR